The DNA sequence GTGCCATTGAAACAAGCAGCTATTGAGGCAGGAGCTGTACGAACAACACCCATTTTACTTACTGCAGGAACGGTTGTTATTGGCGCATTTGTTATACTATTCGACCCTATTTTCCAAGGATTAGCCATTTCCTTAATGGGTGGTACTATTGTTTCAACAGTGCTAACATTATTAGTTGTACCACTGGTATACTATATGATTGAAAAGAAAAATTATTCATAAAAAAATTAGTAACATCAGTAGAAAATAACCTTTAAAAACATGAAATTAGTCATCGTTACAGCAGTCGAAGAATTTCAAAAAGATGTTTTGAAACTCTTCAAAAACTCAAATATTCAAAATTTTAGCAGCTCAGACATTGATGGTCATAAAAATAGTGCACCTGTACTAATGGCTTCCAGTTGGTTTCCTGGTGAAAAATTTGGTAATGAATCGCGCTTGTTTTTCTCATTTACTAATGATGAAAATATTGATGTATTATTCCTTCAGATTAAAGAATTCAATAATCAACTAGAAACCAACAACCCTATTAAAGCAGTTGTGGTTCCGATAGAAAAATTTATATAACCTAAAAACAATAAAAATGTTAAATACATATTTCAGAGTCATTGTAGGCTCTATGATACTACTAAGTGTTGTCTTAACCGTATATGTCCACCCAAATTGGATGTGGTTTACAGTGTTTATTGGTGTTAATTTAATTCAATCAGCTTTCACAAAATGGTGTTTATTAGAAACTATTCTAATGAAATTAGGAATTAAAAAAGAAGGTGGTAATTGTTCAACTTCTTAATTTAAAATTTCCTTCTAAACCATATCAATAAAAACCCAACATACAATTAATTCCATTTTTAATTGCTATTTTTGGGTATGATTAAGGACTTACTACAACAAAAATTTGCAGCTACGTTAGATGACAATTTGATTTCGGAAATTTCAGAAAAAGGCATATTTAAAACATTCAAACAAAACGAAATCATTATTGATATCAATGAGCCTTTAAACTTTATTCCTCTTTTATTATCTGGAGACATCAAAATATTAAGAGAAGATAACGAGGGCAATGAGCTACTTATATATTTTTTAGAAGCAGGAGATACTTGTACCATGTCACTTACCTGCTGTTTAGGCACCACAAAAAGTAAAATTAGAGCTGTAGCTGAAAAAGATTCTAGCCTTGTTTTAATTCCTGTTCAAAACATGCAAACTTGGTTTCATAATAATGAAAGCTGGAGAAACTTCATATTACAAAGCTATCAAATACGTTTTGATGAAATGTTGGAAGCTATAGACAGCCTTGCTTTTATGAAAATGGATGAGCGTTTATACAAGTATTTAAAAAACAAAGTAATGCTAAATGACACTAAAACCATTCATATAAAACATCAAGACATTGCCGAAGATTTAAACACATC is a window from the Pseudalgibacter alginicilyticus genome containing:
- a CDS encoding Crp/Fnr family transcriptional regulator, with translation MIKDLLQQKFAATLDDNLISEISEKGIFKTFKQNEIIIDINEPLNFIPLLLSGDIKILREDNEGNELLIYFLEAGDTCTMSLTCCLGTTKSKIRAVAEKDSSLVLIPVQNMQTWFHNNESWRNFILQSYQIRFDEMLEAIDSLAFMKMDERLYKYLKNKVMLNDTKTIHIKHQDIAEDLNTSRVVVSRLLKQLENESKIKLGRNKIVVI
- a CDS encoding YgaP family membrane protein, which codes for MLNTYFRVIVGSMILLSVVLTVYVHPNWMWFTVFIGVNLIQSAFTKWCLLETILMKLGIKKEGGNCSTS